Proteins encoded together in one Shewanella acanthi window:
- a CDS encoding DUF2971 domain-containing protein: protein MNQEHKKELIQRGIDNGNFPKLLYKYRTIDQAKQILDNFSFWFATPDTFNDPFDCGLSENPAPTLGDARKHFKRLMIPEETIEQTIEWLQRNPEKLAELVKTTKEKTIYTKGVLSLSERFDDILMWSHYSQYHQGAVFGLDMEADLDFFVTPIRVDYKDSYEELNYLDDPEKSTIDTLKIKSSQWSYESEIRIYKNKSGLHKISEKAIREIYFGINTTQEDIDEIRKICCSKGLTDINFFKGEKAHGSFKVEFKAL from the coding sequence ATGAATCAAGAGCATAAAAAAGAACTGATACAAAGAGGCATCGATAACGGGAATTTTCCTAAGCTGCTATATAAGTACAGGACAATAGATCAAGCAAAACAAATATTAGATAATTTCTCATTTTGGTTTGCTACTCCAGACACATTTAATGACCCATTTGATTGTGGTCTTTCAGAGAATCCGGCTCCGACTTTGGGTGACGCACGAAAGCACTTTAAGAGGCTGATGATCCCTGAAGAGACAATAGAGCAAACAATAGAGTGGCTACAAAGAAATCCAGAAAAATTAGCTGAACTTGTAAAAACTACAAAGGAGAAGACTATTTATACTAAAGGTGTTCTATCTCTCTCAGAAAGATTTGATGACATCTTAATGTGGTCACATTATTCTCAATATCACCAAGGGGCTGTTTTCGGCTTAGATATGGAAGCCGACTTAGATTTCTTTGTGACACCGATAAGAGTCGATTACAAAGATAGTTATGAAGAGCTTAATTACTTAGATGATCCAGAAAAGTCAACCATTGATACACTAAAGATTAAATCGTCTCAATGGAGCTATGAAAGTGAAATAAGGATATATAAAAATAAATCAGGGCTACACAAAATTAGTGAAAAGGCTATTCGTGAAATCTATTTTGGAATCAACACTACTCAAGAAGATATTGATGAAATACGTAAAATATGTTGTAGCA
- a CDS encoding YheV family putative zinc ribbon protein produces the protein MTTKIKKRFVAGAKCPKCGAKDSILLFKENGIETVECTDCDYREQQTDVKVAEKATGAVIGVFKPD, from the coding sequence ATGACAACCAAAATCAAAAAGCGCTTCGTAGCTGGCGCTAAATGCCCTAAATGTGGCGCCAAAGACAGCATTCTGCTGTTTAAAGAAAACGGTATCGAAACCGTAGAATGTACCGACTGCGATTACCGCGAACAGCAAACCGACGTTAAAGTCGCTGAAAAAGCGACTGGCGCCGTGATTGGGGTGTTTAAACCAGACTAG
- a CDS encoding ABC transporter ATP-binding protein yields the protein MISINQAQLIRGSKTLLDEASLTIYPGHKVGLVGANGTGKSSLLALIMGHLSLDKGEFGMPSGWLIASVAQETPALEVSALEYVLDGDKEYRQLEADLHIAQEHNDGHAIATLHGKIDAIGGYAIRARAGALLAGLGFSEAEQNNPVKSFSGGWRMRLNLAQALLCRSDLLLLDEPTNHLDLDTMYWLEGWIKSYQGTLILISHDRDFIDEIVDEIVHVENQKLNYYKGNYSAFERIRAERMAQQQVAFERQQKERAHMQSFVDRFRYKASKAKQAQSRLKALERMTELLPSQADSPFYMEFRPPEALPNPLIKMEQVAVGYGDKQILSKVHLNLVPGARIGLLGRNGAGKSTLIKLLSGQLSPMTGLYEPNPGLNIGYFAQHQIEFLRLDDSPLQHLVRLAPNAREQELRNFLGGFGFNGDMALSPVSPFSGGEKARLVLALLVWQRPNLLLLDEPTNHLDLEMRHALTMALQTFEGAMVIVSHDRHLLRLTCSDYYLVDQGEVRSFDGDLEDYHQWLLDAAKASANQASCGEESKPAVDKKLQKRLEAELRQKVSPLKRKQAKLETEQQKLNDRLAELETMLADGDIYEQDNKAKLTAVLTERTGLTQTLEDSEMQWLELQEEIDAIELELMSQ from the coding sequence ATGATCAGCATCAACCAAGCACAATTAATCCGTGGCAGCAAAACCCTGCTCGATGAAGCCTCTCTGACCATCTATCCCGGCCATAAGGTCGGCCTAGTCGGTGCCAACGGCACGGGTAAATCCTCATTGCTGGCATTAATTATGGGTCACCTGAGCTTAGATAAAGGCGAGTTTGGCATGCCGTCGGGCTGGCTGATTGCCAGCGTTGCCCAAGAAACCCCAGCGCTTGAAGTGTCTGCCCTTGAGTATGTGCTTGATGGTGATAAAGAATATCGCCAACTTGAGGCTGATTTGCATATCGCTCAGGAACACAACGATGGCCATGCGATTGCGACTTTGCACGGTAAAATCGACGCCATTGGCGGCTACGCCATTCGCGCCCGCGCGGGTGCCCTGCTGGCGGGTTTAGGCTTTAGTGAAGCCGAGCAAAACAACCCTGTGAAAAGCTTTTCGGGTGGTTGGCGGATGCGCCTTAACCTTGCCCAAGCGCTACTGTGCCGCTCCGACTTACTGCTGCTCGACGAACCCACCAACCACTTAGACTTAGATACCATGTACTGGCTCGAAGGTTGGATTAAGTCCTATCAAGGCACGCTGATTTTAATCAGCCACGACAGGGATTTTATCGACGAAATTGTCGATGAGATTGTTCACGTCGAAAATCAAAAACTCAATTATTACAAAGGCAACTACAGCGCCTTCGAGCGCATCCGCGCCGAGCGAATGGCGCAGCAACAGGTCGCCTTTGAGCGCCAACAAAAAGAACGGGCGCACATGCAGTCCTTCGTTGACCGCTTCCGCTACAAGGCTAGTAAAGCTAAGCAGGCGCAGAGCCGCCTAAAGGCGCTAGAGCGGATGACAGAGCTACTGCCATCGCAAGCCGATAGCCCGTTTTATATGGAGTTTCGCCCGCCCGAAGCCCTGCCCAATCCATTAATTAAAATGGAGCAAGTCGCCGTGGGTTATGGCGACAAGCAAATCCTGAGTAAAGTGCATTTGAACTTAGTGCCCGGCGCCCGTATCGGTCTTTTGGGTCGCAACGGCGCGGGTAAATCGACGCTGATCAAACTGTTATCGGGTCAATTATCGCCGATGACAGGCCTGTACGAGCCAAATCCAGGGCTCAATATCGGATACTTTGCCCAGCATCAAATCGAATTTTTACGTTTAGACGACTCACCGCTGCAGCATTTAGTGCGCCTTGCGCCAAACGCCCGCGAACAGGAACTGCGTAACTTCCTCGGCGGTTTTGGCTTTAACGGCGATATGGCGCTCAGCCCCGTTAGCCCCTTCTCGGGCGGCGAGAAAGCCCGTTTAGTGCTGGCACTATTAGTGTGGCAACGCCCTAACCTGCTGCTGCTCGACGAGCCCACCAACCACTTAGACCTAGAGATGCGCCATGCCCTAACTATGGCACTTCAAACCTTTGAAGGCGCAATGGTTATCGTCTCGCACGACCGCCACTTACTGCGGTTGACCTGTAGTGATTACTATCTGGTAGATCAGGGTGAAGTGCGCTCATTCGACGGCGATTTAGAGGATTACCACCAATGGTTGCTCGATGCTGCTAAAGCGAGCGCAAACCAAGCTAGCTGTGGCGAAGAATCCAAACCTGCTGTCGATAAGAAACTGCAAAAACGATTAGAGGCCGAGCTGCGCCAAAAGGTATCGCCGCTAAAACGCAAACAGGCCAAGTTAGAAACCGAGCAGCAAAAGCTGAACGACCGTCTCGCCGAACTAGAAACCATGCTCGCCGATGGCGATATTTACGAGCAGGACAACAAGGCCAAACTAACAGCCGTACTGACCGAACGAACGGGCCTTACCCAAACGCTGGAAGACAGCGAAATGCAATGGCTCGAACTGCAAGAAGAAATCGATGCCATTGAACTTGAGCTGATGAGCCAGTAA
- a CDS encoding DUF2390 domain-containing protein codes for MENKPLDNQVWQWGDACYAKNQALCLMLQDSYAVNVNLLLLALYLDNTRTGVSADTSSKQTSSNLFSSKQWQILITGVMEWDDKLIVPYRRLRRLAKDRLSQTEYEQMLAVELMLERKAQRTILNAVNGLSPTGQQTNLVSYLTLFGLSAADVNALDFIAP; via the coding sequence GTGGAAAATAAACCGTTGGACAACCAAGTATGGCAATGGGGAGATGCTTGCTACGCGAAGAATCAAGCCCTGTGCCTAATGCTACAGGACAGCTATGCGGTGAATGTGAATCTGCTGCTACTGGCTTTGTATTTGGATAATACAAGGACAGGTGTAAGCGCCGATACTTCGAGTAAACAGACCTCAAGCAATCTTTTTTCTAGTAAGCAGTGGCAGATCTTAATCACAGGCGTGATGGAGTGGGACGATAAATTAATCGTCCCCTATCGCCGCCTGCGACGTCTTGCTAAGGATCGCCTAAGCCAAACGGAATACGAGCAGATGCTTGCTGTTGAGCTGATGTTGGAACGTAAGGCGCAGCGCACGATTCTAAATGCCGTCAATGGGTTATCGCCAACCGGCCAACAAACCAATCTGGTAAGTTACCTCACCCTATTTGGCCTATCCGCAGCGGATGTTAACGCGCTGGATTTTATCGCGCCTTAA